In Fundidesulfovibrio magnetotacticus, the following proteins share a genomic window:
- a CDS encoding SU10 major capsid protein: MSIRLGRFVGKVANWNQAGRITVNTNASEQTLVMAVMVLETPFGRMKVTIDRYLAKDDDSGTKYDRVTVYAPDRCSVATLRPFKCVELAKTGDSIKCQSVVEATFVMPGEKSAAKCSKCATD; encoded by the coding sequence GTGTCAATCCGACTTGGGCGGTTTGTCGGCAAGGTGGCCAACTGGAACCAGGCCGGGCGCATCACGGTGAACACCAACGCCTCGGAGCAGACCCTGGTGATGGCCGTGATGGTGCTGGAGACCCCCTTCGGGCGCATGAAGGTGACCATCGACCGCTACCTGGCCAAGGACGACGACTCCGGCACCAAGTACGACCGCGTCACCGTCTACGCCCCCGACCGCTGCTCCGTGGCCACCCTGCGCCCGTTCAAGTGCGTGGAGCTGGCCAAGACCGGCGACTCCATCAAGTGCCAGTCCGTGGTGGAGGCCACGTTCGTGATGCCGGGCGAGAAGAGCGCGGCCAAGTGCTCCAAGTGCGCCACCGACTAG